The segment CACACAGGTCAGCGCGTACACATCGGCGCGGTAGGTCACCTCGTCACTGGTGAACCGTTCCGGCGCCATGTACGCGTAAGTGCCCACCGCGGTGCCCATCTCGGTCAGCTTCTCGTCGCTGGCGGCATTGGCGATACCGAAGTCGACCAGGTAGGCGAAATCGTCCCGGGTGATCAGGATGTTCTCGGGTTTGACGTCGCGGTGCATGATGCCGCTCTCGTGGGCGGCATCAAGCGCCGAGGCGATCTGCCTGACGATGGCGACCGCGCGCGCCGGCGTCATCGGGCCGTGGCTCCTGAGGATCTTGCGCAGATCGGCCCCGTTGATCATGCGCATGTCGACGTAGAGCACTCCGTCGATCTCGCCGTAGTCGTGGATCGGCACCACATGGGGTTCCTGCAGGCGTCCGGCCGAATGCGCCTCGCGCTGAAGGCGCTTGCGGAACACCGGGTCGTGAGACACCCCCTCGGGCAGCAACTTCAGCGCGACGATGCGGTCCTTTTCGGTGTCCTCGGCTTCGTAGACTTCGCCCATGCCGCCGCGCCCGATCAGCCTGCGCAGTCGATAACGACCGAAATCCGTACCCTCACGTGACGTCGGCCCGGTCATTTTTCTGCTCCCACTCGGTGTGTCGGCCCATCACATTATCGGTTCCGCAGAACGCGCACCCCGCAAGCTCAGCGGGCCGCCACGATCTCGAACACGAATTCGTGGTCGCACACCCGGACTCGGTCACCGCTGGTGAGGGTCGCGGTGCCGCGGATTCGCTGCCCGGCCACCTCGATTCCGTTGGCCGAGCGCAGGTCGGTGATGACATAACTGGTGCCGGTGTCGACGATGACCGCGTGGTGGCGGCTGACGCTCACGTCGTCGAGCACGATGTCGTTGTCGGGGAGACGCCCGATCCGGGTGGCCGCCGACAGCAGTGGGTAGATCCGTCCGGAGGCCGACCGCATCTGCGCGGGGGCCGACTGTGCGCCCGTCGCGGTGCGCATGTCGATGTTGATCTTGTGCACGGCCGTGGTGCGCGCGGCCTGCCGGGTGTTGATCGGTTCCTGGCGCAGGATGCGTTCGGACAGTGCGCGCACCGTCGGGCCGGGGTCGATGCCGAGATCCTCGGCCAGGGTGCGGCGCAGGCGCTGGTAGGCCTCCAGCGCGTCGGATTGCCGCTCGCTGACGTAGTAGGCGGTGATCAGTTGTGCCCACAGCGGTTCGCGGTAGGGATACTGGGTGACCAGTGATTCCAGCGTCCCGATGACGGCATGGCCTCGGTTGCAGGCGATCTCGGCCTCGGCGTGCGCGGTGTGCGCGACGACTTTGTCCTCGACGAGGGCGGTCGCGAACGGGCCGACGAACTCGAAATCGCGCAGGTCGTCGAGTACCGGTCCGCGCCACTGCGCCAGCGCTGCGGCCAGGTGGCTGCTGGCCTGTTCGAACTGGTTGGCCGCGGCGGCCTGCACGCCGGCATTCTTGGCCGTCACGAAGCGACCGAGATCGCAGCCGTCATCGGTCACGGTGAGCCGGTAGCCCGGTGGGGCGCTGGCCAGGATCATCCGGCCATCGGCACCGCCACCACTGATCAGCTTGCGCAGATTGGAGATGTAGGCATGCAGACTGGCCTTGGGCTCGGGCGGCGGGAACTGCTCCCACGCCGCACCGACCAGGGCGTCGCTGCTGACCGGACGATTGCGGCTCATCACCAGCATGGCCAGCACGGCGCGCTGCTTGGGTGTCCCCAGCGCCACCGGCGCACCGTTGATGCACAACTGCAGCGGGCCGAGCACCCCGAAGTCCGCGCCACCGCTCACCGACGTCCGCCTTTCATGGCTCACCATTGTGCCCGGATGCCCACGCACACCACCCCGGCAGTGGTAGAACGTGTTCTAGTTTTGCGAAAGGGCGAGTCATGGCATTGCGGGTTGTGCAGTGGGCCACGGGCGGCGTCGGTGTCGCCGCGATCAAGGGTGTGCTCGAGCATCCCGACCTGGAATTGGTCGGTTGCTGGGTGCATTCGCCGGCCAAGCACGGGCGCGACGTCGGCGAACTCATCGGCGGCGAAGCGCTGGGAGTCGCCGCGACCACCAGCGTCGAGGAGATTCTGGCGCTCGACGCGGACGCAGTCGTCTACGCGCCGCTGATGCCCAACCCCGACGAGGTGGCCGCCCTGCTGCGGTCGGGAAAGAACGTCGTCACCCCGGTCGGCTGGGTCTATCCGGGCGAGAAACAGGGCGCAGCGCTGCGCGAGGCCGGCCTGGCCGGCAATGCAACGCTGCACGGCACCGGCATCGCCCCCGGCGGGATCAGCGAGAAGTTCCCGCTGCTGTTCTCGGCGATGTCCACCGGGGTGACCTTCGTCCGGGCCGAGGAGTTCTCCGACCTGCGCACCTACCACGCCCCCGACGTGGTCCGCCACGTCATGGGGTTCGGTGACACCCCGGACAAGGCGTTGTCCGGACCGATGCAGAAACTGCTCGACGGCGGGTTCATCCAGGCCGTGCGGATGTGCGTCGACGAGTTCGGGTTCAACGCCGATCCGAAAATTGTTGCCCGACAGGAGATCGCCGTGGCAACCGCGCCCATCGACTCACCGATCGGCATCATCGAACCGGGTCAGGTGGCGGCCCGCAAGTTCCATTGGGAGGCTGTCGTCGGTGACCGGGTGGTGGTGCGGGTGACGGTCAATTGGCTGATGGGGGAGGAGAACCTGGCCCCGGCATGGGATTTCGGGCCCGAGGGGCAGCGCTATGAGATGGAGGTGCGCGGCAATCCCGATTTCACGGTGTCGATCAAAGGTTTTCAAGGTGAGGTGGGCGAGGAGGGTCCGGAGCCCGGCGTCGTCGCGACTGCGGCGCACTGTGTCAACTCCATCCCGGCGGTCTGTGCCGCACCGCCCGGTATCGCGACCTATCTGGATCTGCCGCTGCTCAGCGCGAAGGCCGCGCCCGAGCTGAGATAGTCAGGGCCGCCGGCGGTCGGGCAATCATCGGATCGGCGCGTGCTGGCACACTGGCTGACCATGACACGTGCACTGATTCTGGGTGGCGGGGGCCTGGCGGGTATCGCCTGGGAGACAGGTGTGCTGACCGGGATCGCCGACGTGGCGCCACAGATCGCCGAGAGGCTGCTGAATGCCGATGTCCTGCTGGGCACCTCGGCCGGCTCGGCGGTGGCGGCCCAACTCGGCGGTGGCGCATCCCCGGCCGAGCTGTATGCGCGCCAGCTTGCCGAGGAGTCCCACGAGATCGACCCCGGGGTCACCATCGACGAGCTCACCGAGGTGTTCATCGGTGCGCTCGGTGCCCCCGGCAGCACCCTGGAGCGGCTGCGTCGTATCGGCGGGATCGCGCTGGCCGCCGACACCGTTCCCGAGCGGGTGCGCCGCGAGGTGATCGCGCACCGGTTGCCGTCGCACGACTGGCCGGACCGGGATCTGCGGATCACCGCCACCGACACCGCGACTGCTGAACTGGTGGTCTTCACCGCCGATTCGGGCGTCGCACTGGTCGACGCGGTCGCCGCCAGTTGCGCGGTCCCGGGCGCCTGGCCGGCGGTCACCATCGGGGACCGCACCTTCATGGACGGCGGGGTGGGCAGCACCGTCAACATGGCGGCCGCCGCGGACTGCGCGGCAGCGGTGGTGCTGGTGCCCGCCGGCGAGACCGCGCCGTCGCCGTTCGGCGCCGGGCCGGCCGAGGAGATCGGGGCATTCTCGGGCGCGGCGTTCGCGGTGTTCGCCGACGCTGACGCGCTTGCCGCGTTCGGCCGCAACCCGCTGGACCCGCAGTGCCGGCGGCCCTCCGCGATCGCCGGACGCGGCCAGGGGCGTCGGGTGGCGCCGGCCCTCGCGGCGTTCCTGGCCGGTTAACCGAGCGCGTCGAGGGCCGCCGCGGCCAACTCCTGGCCGATCTCGATGACCTCCTCGGCGCGGTGGTACTCCAGACTGCGGCACGCGTTGCGCGGGATCTCGATGAGCAGATCCGGCGGATAGGTGGCCAGCGTGTGCCGAGCCAGCGCCGACTGGGCGATATCGATGGTGCGGTTCATGATCTCGAAGCTGCCCAGCCGCGGCAGCGCGGGAAGTCCGCTGTCGCTCAGCGGTTCGGGAACGTCGGCGGCGTCGTCCAGCGAACTGCTGAACCTGCTCAACACCGACTTGGCGGCCGGACTGTCCATCACCCGCTGGGCCGTGGCGGTGTCCAGCAACGCCGTTGTGCTGCGCCACATCCGGCCCAGCCACTCGGTGGTGACCCGCGGTTCGGGCTCACTCAACCGGACCGCGGGGTCGCCCCCGGACAGGCTCACCGCGATGGTGAGGTCGGCGTTGACCGCCGACAGCGGGGCCATCGGCAGCGGGTCCAGGATGCCGCCATCGGCCAACAGCCGGCCGTCGAGGACGTGCGGGGTGAAGATGCCGGGGATCGCGATGGACGCCCGGATGGCATCGTCGAGCGGTCCGCGTTGCAGCCACACCGACTTGCCGGCGATCAGATCGGTGGCCACCGAGGTGTAGGGGATGGGCAGCGACTCGATGGTGACGTCGCCGAGGATGTCGCGCACCGCGTCGAGGATCTTCTCGGCCCGCAGCACACCCGGTGACGTCAGCGACGGATCCAGCAGCCGCAGCACCGCCCGTTGGGTCAACGATCCCGCCCACTGTGCGAATTCGTCGAGCTTGCCGGCGGCGTGTAACCCGCCCACCAGCGCCCCCATCGACGACCCGGCGACGCCGACGATGTCGTAGCCCCGCTCGGTCAGTTCGTTGATCACCCCGATGTGCGCGTAACCGCGCGCACCCCCGCTGCCCAGTGCCAGCGCGATTCGCATGCCCTCATTGTGGTGCACCCCGCGCCGCCACGGGCGGCCCGGGAGGGCGGACTTGGCCTCGCCGTGATTCGAACCTCAGCCGCACTCCGCGTTCGCCGCGGCGTAGGCGGCCATGATGACGGCGGCCTGCTGCCCAGGGGTCAAATCCGCCCAGGCGATGTTGAAGCTGCCCGGACCGGACGCGCCGGGGGCCTGCACCGTCTGCAGGTACGCCTCGACGGTGCCCCGCTGCTGGTCGAACCAGGCCCGCGCGGCAAGACAGGCCTGGCCATAGCCCGATTCGGTGGCATCCGCCGGAGCGCCGACACCGGTCGTCACGCCGCCCGGGGACACCTGCACGGCGCCGTCGGGCACCTCACCGGGCTGCGCCGGCGGCGTGGTCTCCGCGGCGGCGGTGCTCGTGGTGGTGGTGCCGGTCACCGGTTCCTCGGCGCTGGGCGAGCACCCGGTCAGGACGATCGCGGCGGCAGCGGTCACGAGGATCGGGTAGCGGCGCATACCGCCAATCTATGCAACACTCGCGGCCATGACGGAGACCACCGGGTTCTGGGGTTGTTGTCGGGCTGTGTGAGCGCCGACCCACCCACCCGTTTCCGTTCCCTGGAGTCCCTTCATGGTCACCCCCACCCTTTCGCCCGCCGTCTCGGCGCCGACCCGACTGCGCGTGCCCGATCTGCTGGCCGCGACCGACCGCAGCGCCGACGATGTGCTGTCCGGCCGCTACGACCGGCTGTTGGCCGGTGCCCGGCTGCCCACCGACGAGCGCTGGTACCGCCGCCTCCACGGTGACGACGAACTCGACATCTGGCTGATCAGCTGGGTGCCCGGCAAAGCGACCGAACTGCACGATCACGGCGGCTCGCTGGGTGCGCTGACGGTGGTGTCCGGAGCCTTGCGGGAGACCCGCTGGGACGGAACGGGGTTGCGTGACCGCGAGCTGGCGGCCGGCGACCAGGCCGGCTTCCCGCTGGGCTGGGTGCACGATGTGGTGTGGGCCCCAGGGGCGAGCGACGCGGCGGGCAATCGGCGCAGCCCCGCCCCGGTGACCCTGAGCGTGCACGCCTACTCGCCGCCGCTGTCGGCGATGTCCTATTACCGGGTGACCGAGCGGAACACGTTGCGCCGCAGCCGGACCGAACTCACCGATGCTCCGGAGGAATAGTCACATGCCCAGTCGTATCGATGTCATGCTCGACGCCGCCCGGGCCCGGTTGCAGCGGATCGAGGCCGCCGACGTGCCCGCCGCGTTGCGGCGCGGCGCCCTGCTCGTCGACATCCGGCCGGGCTGGCAGCGGGCCGCCGAAGGCGAGGTGCCCGGTGCGTTGGTGATCGAGCGCAATCACCTGGAGTGGCGGCTCGACCCCACCAGCGACGCCCGCATCCCCGAGGCCGTCGGCGATGACGTCGAATGGATCGTGCTGTGCTCGCAGGGCTTTACGTCCAGCCTCGCCGCCGCCGCGTTACACGACCTGGGGCTGCACCGGGCCACCGATGTCATCGGCGGCTATCAGGCGCTGCCGGACGAACTGACCTCAGCTGCTCTCGTCGGAACGTAGGGTCGGGCGCAGCCGCTCGGTCTTCTCCGGCGTCCAGCCCGGGGGCTGCAGGATCGCCGCCCAGGCATTGGCGACATCGCGCACGTAGACGTGGCCGTGCCCGTCGGGCACATCGACGGCCACCGCCATATCCGCGGACACCTGCAGGAAGGTCACCACCGGGATCCACTCCATCCGCGGGGAGACGTCGTAGCCGCGCGGCTCTTTGAGCCAGTCGGGTTTGGCGAACAGCAGATCGGGGTTCCACCATGCGATCGGGTCCGAGGCGTGCTGCAGATACACCACCCGCGGCTGTCCCCATGGGTCGTCGGGTCGGCCGAGGTCTTTCGCGGCGATGGCCGAGAACCGGACGTTCTCGCCCTTGTCGAAAATGGGCAGCCACTGCGGGGAGCCCTCATCGCGATTGATGGTGAGGTTGGTCCAGATGGTGTTCTTGAACGTGGGACCGGAGAACAGCGCGCCGTCGGTGCGGGCGATGAGGTTGTTCAGGGCCAGGAACGGGGCCTCGCCGCCGAACGAGCCGAGGCTCTCGCCGAACACCACCAACTTCGGTCGATCATTTTCGGGCAACTCGCGCACCAGCGCGTCGACGGCTTCGAACAATGCCTGGCCGGCCTGCCGGGCGTTCTCCTGGTCGACCAGGAAGGAGATCCAGCTGGGCAGGAACGAGTACTGCATCGACACGATCGCGGTGTCGCCGTTGTACATGTACTCCAGCGAGGAGGCCTCGGCCTCGTTGATCCAGCCGGTACCGGTGGTGGTGGCGACGGCGATGACATCGCGTTCCAGCCCGCCGGTGCGCCGCAACTCCTCGGCGGCCAGCTTGGCGGTGGCCTTGATGCCGTCGGCGGAGTTCAGCCCCGCGTAGGCGCGGATCGGTTCGGTGGCGGGAGAGCCGTTGAACTCGGTGAGCTCGGCCACCGACGGGCCGCCCGCCACGAAGTTGCGACCCTGATGCCCCAGCGACTCCCAGCTGACCAGCGACTGCGGTCCGCCGGAGCGCAAAGCGGTTGTGGGGGCCGGATTGTCGGGATCATCCTCGTTGTTGACGTTCTCGAAGGTGCTGTTGATGGTGCTCATGGCGAAACGGACCACGATGCCGTTGAGCAGTGCGATGGCCAGCGCGAGGACCAGGGCCACCGCCACCACGCCGGACACCCTCGGGGGCGCGACCCGCTCCAGCTGGCGCACCAGGTAACGGACCAATCTGCCCACCAGCTGGCCGATCTCGACGAACACGAACAGGAACACGATGCCCAGCACCGCGGTCAGCGGGTGATCCCAGAACCCGAGCCGGGGTACGCCCATCAGGTCGCGGATGTCGTCCTGCCAGACGTGGAAGTAGACGATCGCCGCGATCTGCCCGATGACGCCGACCACGAGCAGGGCCAGCCAGGCCCACTTCGGTGGCCTGGCCGTGTGCTCCCACGACAGCATGTAGCGGAACAACCAGACGCCGAAAACCCCCAGGCCGTAGCCGATACCGCCGGCCGCGCCGCTCACCAGTCCCTGGAACAGCGGACCGCGCGGTAACAGCGACGGGGTCAGCGACAGCCAGATGAACACCAGCCCGACCGCGGTACCGGTGAAGGTGTAGTGCCTGCTCCACCAGGCGCGCGTGACCGGCGCTTCGGTGGTGTCCGGTTCCGTGGCGGTGACATTCACCGCTCGACTTTAGCGATGGGTGAAGTTCGCCGCGCGCTTCTCGGTGAACGCGGCCATGCCTTCCTTCTGGTCCTCGGTCGCGAACGCCGAGTGGAAGATCCGCCGCTCGTAGAGCAGGCCCTCGGCCAGCGTCGACTCGAAGGCGCGGTTGACGGCCTCCTTGGCCATCCGGGCGGCCGACAGCGACATCCCGGCGATGGTCGCGGCGGTGGCGTTCGCCTCGTCGAGCAGGCGCTCGGCCGGGACGACCCGGGAGACCAGGCCGGCCCGCTCGGCCTCGGCGGCGTCGATGGTGCGGCCGGTGAGAATCAGGTCCATCGCCTTGGCCTTGCCGATGGCGCGGGTCAGGCGCTGGCTGCCGCCCATGCCGGGCAGCACGCCCAACTTGATCTCGGGCTGGCCGAATTTGGCGGTATCGGCGGCGATCAGCAGATCGCACATCATCGCCAGCTCGCAGCCACCGCCCAGGGCGTAGCCGGCGACCGCGGCGATGGTGGGGGTGCGGGTGGCGGCGAATGCGCCCCACAGCGCGAAGAAGTCCTGGCTGAACACATCGGCGAAGGACAGGTCGGCCATTTCTTTGATGTCGGCGCCGGCGGCGAACGCCTTCTCGCTGCCGGTCAGGATGATCGCGCCCACACCGGGGTCGGCGTCGAGCTCGGCTGCGGCGGAGGTGACCTCGTGCATGACCTGGCTGTTGAGCGCGTTGAGGGCCTTGGGCCGGTTCAGCGTGATGGTGGCCACCCGGCCGTCGCGGGTCAGCAGAATGGTCTGGTAATCAGTCATCGGAGTGTCCTTCAGAACGTGAGATCGGGTTCGGCGGAAGCGAAGTAGGCGTCGATCGCCGCATCATCGCACTCGGCGAGCGTGGCCGGCGACCACTGCGGATTGCGGTCCTTGTCGACCAGCTGGGCGCGGATGCCCTCGACGAAATCATGCGACTTGGCCGAGGCCACCGACACCCGGAACTCCTGCTGCAGCACCTCTTCCAGGGTCCTGAGGTGCCCCGCGCGTCGCACCGCGGTGAGCGTCACGGACAGGGCGATCGGGGAGCGGGTGGCGATCAAGTCGGCGGCGTCACGGGCGGCCTGCTCATCATGGGCGCGCAGATCGTCGAGGATATCGGCCACGGTGTCACCGGCGTAGCAGCTGTCGATCCAGTCACGTTGGGCCAGCAGTGCACTGGGCGGTGGCTCCTCGGCGTAGGAGTTCAGTGCGTCCTCGTGCCCGTCGGTGATGACGGCCTCGGTGAAATCGTGGAGCCGCTCGTGCGGAACGAAATGGTCGGCGAAGCCCAGGGCGATGGCGTCCGCACCGGAGAAGGGGGCGCCGGTCAGGGCGGCGTGCAGGCCGAGCAATCCCGGCGTGCGCGCGAGCAAGTAGGTGCCGCCGACATCGGGGATGAAGCCGATACCGACCTCGGGCATGCCCATCTTCGTCTTGTCGGTGACCACGCGGACGTTGCCGTGCGCGCCGACACCGACACCGCCGCCCATCACGATCCCGTCCATGACGGCGACGTAGGGCTTCCGGTAGCGGCCGATGTGGGCGTTGAGCCGGTACTCGTCGGACCAGAACTGGCGTGCGAAGGAGCCGTCGCCGAGGGCGCTCTGACGCAGGGCCACCACGTCACCGCCGGCGCACAGGCCGCGTTCGCCGGCGCCGGTGAGCAGCACGCTCCGCACGGAGTCGTCGTTCTCCCAGGTCGTGAGCGCCTGCTGGAGGCCGGCGACCATCACGTCGTTGAGCGAATTGATCGCCTTGGGACGGTTCAGCGTGACGATCCCGACGCCGTTGCGGACACTTACTAGGATGTCCTCGTTTTCTGCCACGACTGCAATCTAGTTCGTAGCCCCGGCGTGACGTGCGACGGGTAGGGTTTGCACGAAGATCAACCTGGACGTTTCCTGAGAACTTTCTCAGTCGTCACTGGCTGGGCGTGGGAACCTGTTCGGTGCGTTGATCGTTGACCGTGTGTTCGTCAATCGAACCACCAGTACTGAAGGAGAGGACCTACGGTGCGCGAAAGCAGCAACCCGGTATTCCGATCACTGCCCAAGGGGCAGGGCGGATACGCGCAGTTCGGTACCGGAGCCGCAAGCTTCGGTGCGCAGCAGGTACAGGCGCAGCCCTACGCAACCCAGTACCCCGATCAGCAGCAGGCCGGCGTCGCACGGCCGATGACCATCGACGACGTCGTCACCAAGACGGGCATCAGCCTGGCGATCCTGACCGCGGTGGCCGTCGTCTCCTACTACATGGTGAGCACCAACCTCGCTCTGGCCACGCCGTTCACCCTGGTGGGTGCGCTCGGTGGCCTGGCGCTCGTCCTCATCGCGACCTTCGGGCGTAAGCAGGACAATCCGGCCATCGTGCTGAGCTACGCCGCGCTGGAGGGCCTGTTCCTCGGTGCGGTGTCCTTCATCATCGCCAACCTGGCCTCGGTCGGCGGCGTCGGCATGATCGCCCAGGCGATCGTCGGCACGCTCGGCGTGTTCTTCGGCATGTTGGTGGTCTACAAGACCGGTGCCATCCGCGTCACCCCGAAGTTCACCCGGATGATCGTTGCCGGCCTCTTCGGTGTGGTTGCCTTGATGCTGATGAACCTGGTGCTCGGCATGTTCGGTGTCGGCGGCGGTGCGGGCATGGGCCTGCGCGACGGTGGCGCCATCGCGATCGGCTTCTCGCTGCTGTGTATCGCGCTGGCGGCGTTCAGCTTCCTCATCGATTTCGACGCCGCGGATCAGATGATCCGCGCCGGTGCCCCGGAGAAGGCCGCATGGGGCGTCGCCCTGGGTCTGATGGTCACCCTGGTGTGGCTGTACCTGGAGATCCTGCGTCTGCTGAGCTACTTCAACAACGACTAGCAGTCCGGCCAGAGAAAGGGCGTCCCGCACGGGGCGCCCTTTTTCGTTGCCTCTGCGGTGAGGGCGGTGGCTACTCGCACTTTTGCGCCGTCCGCGCAGAGTCGACATATCCACAGTCGCGGATCGATGCACAGGGCGCGTCCGACGATCACGGCCGGCCGTGTGCCTGTCGGCTCGGGTCGGCACGGTCCAGTCATGGACATCTCCGCGCCCTTCATCGGTAGTGAGGCATTGGCGGCAGGTGCACTCAGCCGGCACGAGCTACGCAAGTACTACCGCGCCGTACTGCCCGACGTGTATGCCGACAAGCGTGCCGCGCTCACGCTGCGACAGCGCACCATGGCGGCGTGGTTGTGGTCCGGACGTGAATCGGTGATCGCGGGTGCGGCAGCGTCAGCACTGCATGGCGCCGACTGGGTTGCCGATGATGCGCCGATCGAGCTCATCTGGCCGAATGCCCGCGCGCCGCGGCAGGTCATCACCCGGCACGACCTCCTGCTCGACGGCGAGGTGCTGGTGCTCGACGGGATGACGGTCACCACGGCCCACCGCACCGCATTCGATCTCGGTCGACGCGGCCGGATGGGCGATGCCGTCGCACGCCTGGACGCGTTGATCCGGGCTACCGGCCTGACACCGGCTGATGTGCGTGGGGTAGCCGAACGTCATCGTCATACCAGGGGACTGCGGCAACTCGAGCGGGCGCTTGAGCTGGCCGACGGCGGTGCACAGTCTCCGAAAGAGACGTGGCTCCGACTGATGCTGACCGAGGACGGTTTTCCGCGGCCGCGCACGCAGATTCCCGTCCTCGATCCGGCCGGCTACGCCAAGTACTACCTGGACATGGGGTGGGAGGACCGAAAGCTGGCCGTCGAATACGACGGGGTGCAACACGCGGAGGCACTCGCCTACGACATCGAGCGACACGACTACATCGCCGGCCTCGGGTGGAGCGTCGTCAGAGTGGCGGCGGGCCAACGGCGTCCCAGCATCATCGCTCGTGTGGAGCGGGAGTGGCGCCGGCTTTCCGCGTTGACTCTGCGTTGAGGGCGTGGGCTACTCGCACTTTTGCGCCATGGGCGCAGAGTCAGCGAGAAGTGGGGCGGACCCGGCTCGCCGCCTCGACGGCATTGGCGCGGGCCACGTCGACGTCGGCGTCGTAGGCCAATGCCACCCCCATCCGGCGTTTCACGAAGCTCTCCGGCTTGCCGAACAGCCGAATATCGGTGCGTGGCACCGCCAAAGCCTCATCCACCCCGTCGAAGACGACACCCTCGGCGTCCACCCCGCCGTAGATCACCGCGCTCGCACCGGGTGTCCTCAGCGTGGTGTCCACGGGCAGTCCGAGGATCGCGCGGGCGTGCAGCTCGAACTCGTTCTGCCACTGCGTCACCATCGTCACCATGCCGGTGTCGTGCGGGCGCGGACTGACCTCGCTGAACCAGACGTCGTCACCCTTCACGAACAGTTCGACGCCGAAAATGCCCTGCCCGCCGAGGTTGTCGGTCACCGCGGCGGCGATCTGCTGGGCGCGCCGCAGTGCGGCGGCCGACATCGGATGCGGCTGCCAGCTCTCCACGTAATCACCGCTGACCTGCTTGTGGCCGATGGGCTCGCAGAATTGGGTCCCGCCCACCGCGCGCACCGTGAGAAGCGTGATCTCGTAGTCGAAGTCGATGAACCCCTCGACGATGATCCGGGTGTTGCTCA is part of the Mycobacterium adipatum genome and harbors:
- a CDS encoding enoyl-CoA hydratase/isomerase family protein — encoded protein: MAENEDILVSVRNGVGIVTLNRPKAINSLNDVMVAGLQQALTTWENDDSVRSVLLTGAGERGLCAGGDVVALRQSALGDGSFARQFWSDEYRLNAHIGRYRKPYVAVMDGIVMGGGVGVGAHGNVRVVTDKTKMGMPEVGIGFIPDVGGTYLLARTPGLLGLHAALTGAPFSGADAIALGFADHFVPHERLHDFTEAVITDGHEDALNSYAEEPPPSALLAQRDWIDSCYAGDTVADILDDLRAHDEQAARDAADLIATRSPIALSVTLTAVRRAGHLRTLEEVLQQEFRVSVASAKSHDFVEGIRAQLVDKDRNPQWSPATLAECDDAAIDAYFASAEPDLTF
- a CDS encoding Bax inhibitor-1/YccA family membrane protein translates to MRESSNPVFRSLPKGQGGYAQFGTGAASFGAQQVQAQPYATQYPDQQQAGVARPMTIDDVVTKTGISLAILTAVAVVSYYMVSTNLALATPFTLVGALGGLALVLIATFGRKQDNPAIVLSYAALEGLFLGAVSFIIANLASVGGVGMIAQAIVGTLGVFFGMLVVYKTGAIRVTPKFTRMIVAGLFGVVALMLMNLVLGMFGVGGGAGMGLRDGGAIAIGFSLLCIALAAFSFLIDFDAADQMIRAGAPEKAAWGVALGLMVTLVWLYLEILRLLSYFNND
- a CDS encoding endonuclease domain-containing protein; amino-acid sequence: MDISAPFIGSEALAAGALSRHELRKYYRAVLPDVYADKRAALTLRQRTMAAWLWSGRESVIAGAAASALHGADWVADDAPIELIWPNARAPRQVITRHDLLLDGEVLVLDGMTVTTAHRTAFDLGRRGRMGDAVARLDALIRATGLTPADVRGVAERHRHTRGLRQLERALELADGGAQSPKETWLRLMLTEDGFPRPRTQIPVLDPAGYAKYYLDMGWEDRKLAVEYDGVQHAEALAYDIERHDYIAGLGWSVVRVAAGQRRPSIIARVEREWRRLSALTLR
- the purT gene encoding formate-dependent phosphoribosylglycinamide formyltransferase is translated as MTSLGTPLSPHATRVMLLGSGELGREVLIALQRLGVETIAVDRYPNAPGHQVAHHARVLAMTDPDALRELIETERPDLVVPEIEAIATPVLEELEAAGAVRVIPTARAARLTMDREGIRRLAAETLGVTTSPYRFCDSLAELQAAVDEIGYPCVVKPVMSSSGKGQSKIDGPDGVAPAWEYAMSGSRVSNTRIIVEGFIDFDYEITLLTVRAVGGTQFCEPIGHKQVSGDYVESWQPHPMSAAALRRAQQIAAAVTDNLGGQGIFGVELFVKGDDVWFSEVSPRPHDTGMVTMVTQWQNEFELHARAILGLPVDTTLRTPGASAVIYGGVDAEGVVFDGVDEALAVPRTDIRLFGKPESFVKRRMGVALAYDADVDVARANAVEAASRVRPTSR